From Ailuropoda melanoleuca isolate Jingjing chromosome 8, ASM200744v2, whole genome shotgun sequence, a single genomic window includes:
- the LOC109489920 gene encoding ATP synthase subunit ATP5MPL, mitochondrial-like isoform X2, whose amino-acid sequence MEVTFRVIGRAGWGGLSRGFCAEMLQSLVKNVWIPVKAYCTQVYQGIWVGMGLMGFTIYKIRIADKRSKALKALSLASAHGHH is encoded by the coding sequence ATGGAGGTGACTTTCCGAGTCATTGGCCGTGCGGGTTGGGGCGGCCTGAGCCGGGGGTTCTGTGCCGAGATGCTTCAGAGCCTTGTTAAAAATGTTTGGATCCCTGTGAAGGCCTACTGTACCCAAGTTTACCAGGGGATTTGGGTAGGAATGGGGTTGATGGGCTTCACCATTTATAAAATCAGGATTGCTGATAAAAGAAGTAAAGCTTTGAAAGCTTTGAGTCTTGCATCTGCTCATGGTCACCATTAA
- the C8H11orf52 gene encoding uncharacterized protein C11orf52 homolog, with the protein MGNRLCCGGSRSCPPTSQRKKKTGSQARGTLKQPQPQPQPQPQPQPQPQPQPQPQNGVKARDTRGHIYEQVLEKPTSQERSQGLRREESSLHYADIQVCSSTQPRSALDVKHKQLENATQYATLRFPQATPRYDSKNGTLV; encoded by the exons ATGGGAAACCGGCTCTGCTGCGGGGGAAGCCG GAGCTGCCCACCAACttcccagaggaaaaagaaaacgg GAAGCCAAGCCAGAGGGACGCTGAagcagccgcagccgcagccgcagccgcagccgcagccgcagccgcagccgcagccgcagccgcagccgcagAATGGTGTAAAG GCCCGTGACACAAGAGGACATATTTATGAACAGGTGTTAGAGAAGCCCACGTCTCAGGAGAGAAGTCAAGGCCTCAGGCGGGAAGAGAGCAGCTTACATTATGCAGACATTCAAGTGTGCAGCTCTACCCAGCCTCGCTCTGCTCTGGACGTGAAGCACAAGCAGTTAGAAAATGCTACGCAGTACGCAACCCTTCGCTTCCCCCAGGCCACACCCCGCTATGACAGCAAGAATGGGACCCTGGTGTGA
- the LOC109489920 gene encoding CASP-like protein 4A1 isoform X1, translated as MVTRRRALARTRPPPAGANQSLTSWAPPLPWPAPPPNGAGPHPAGLDPAPCLPDPPPVGRAHPAPLNAKTGPGSSAFCRWNPASWASKPHPRWAPAEAAGVWREVSGSTRCPQAERDLLRLRRACRPPPQKTHQVLGPLTQPPRKLPKPTLGAVYKNSECFSRAPLLQLWSLSSVSTGYVSHCQIPDHKSP; from the exons ATGGTGACGCGGAGGCGGGCTCTGGCCCGGACCCGCCCACCCCCAGCCGGCGCGAACCAGTCCCTGACAAGCTGGGCCCCACCCCTTCCTTGGCCGGCTCCGCCTCCTAACGGCGCAGGCCCCCACCCCGCAGGCCTTGACCCCGccccctgcctccctgacccGCCTCCTGTGGGCCGAGCCCACCCCGCCCCCCTGAATGCCAAGACTGGACCAGGGAGCTCCGCCTTCTGCAGATGGAATCCCGCCTCCTGGGCGTCCAAACCGCACCCCCGCTGGGCCCCAGCCGAGGCCGCTGGGGTCTGGCGCGAAGTGTCTGGATCTACCCGCTGCCCTCAGGCTGAGCGAGACCTGCTTCGCTTACGTAGAGCCTGCAGACCCCCACCCCAGAAAACGCACCAG GTTCTGGGACCCTTGACCCAACCACCGAGGAAATTGCCCAAGCCGACTCTGGGGGCTGTGTACAAGAACTCAGAATGCTTTTCCAGAGCACCTCTTCTTCAGCTTTGGAGTTTAAG